A window of the Streptomyces griseochromogenes genome harbors these coding sequences:
- a CDS encoding NAD(P)/FAD-dependent oxidoreductase, which translates to MVKERARILVVGGGYVGMYTALRLQRRLKRELRQGEVEITVVTPDPYMTYQPFLPEAAAGSISPRHVVVPLRRVLDRCHVVVGEVTSIDHGVRTAAVTTLATEEEGRAAELLGYDELVLAPGSISRTLPIPGLAEYGIGFKTVEEAIGLRNHVIEQMDIASSTRDPAIRDAALTFVFVGGGYAGVEALGELEDMARYTARYYHNVLPEDMKWILVEASDRILPEVGEEMGRYTVTQLRRRNIQVLLDTRLDSCLDRVAVLSDGQRFPTRTLVWTAGVKPHPLLAATDLPLTARGRLKCTAELTVDGAPHAWAAGDAAAVPDVTAADPGAETAPNAQHAVRQARVLGDNIVHALRDEPLETYAHEYLGSVASLGLHKGVAQVYGRKLKGYPAWFMHRVYHLSRVPTFNRKARVLAEWTLAGLFKREIVSLGSLEHPRAEFELAAGGKPPHSPSDDPKGSS; encoded by the coding sequence ATGGTGAAGGAACGTGCGCGCATTCTCGTTGTCGGTGGTGGCTACGTCGGGATGTACACGGCCCTGCGCCTTCAGCGGAGGCTGAAGCGGGAGCTCAGGCAGGGGGAGGTCGAGATCACCGTCGTCACCCCCGACCCGTACATGACCTACCAGCCGTTCCTTCCCGAAGCGGCAGCCGGTTCGATCTCCCCTCGTCATGTCGTCGTACCGCTGCGCCGCGTCCTGGACCGGTGCCACGTCGTCGTCGGCGAGGTGACCTCCATCGACCACGGGGTGCGCACCGCCGCCGTCACCACCCTCGCCACCGAGGAGGAGGGCAGGGCCGCCGAACTCCTCGGCTACGACGAACTCGTCCTCGCCCCCGGCTCGATCTCCCGCACACTGCCCATCCCCGGCCTCGCCGAGTACGGCATCGGCTTCAAGACCGTCGAAGAGGCCATCGGCCTGCGCAACCACGTCATCGAGCAGATGGACATCGCCTCCTCCACCCGTGACCCCGCGATCCGCGACGCCGCCCTCACCTTCGTCTTCGTCGGCGGCGGCTACGCCGGAGTCGAGGCGCTCGGCGAACTGGAGGACATGGCCCGGTACACCGCGCGCTACTACCACAACGTCCTTCCCGAGGACATGAAGTGGATCCTCGTGGAGGCCTCCGACCGCATCCTCCCCGAGGTGGGCGAGGAGATGGGCCGCTACACCGTCACCCAGCTGCGCCGCCGCAACATCCAGGTCCTGCTGGACACCCGCCTGGACTCCTGCCTGGACCGGGTCGCCGTCCTCAGCGACGGCCAGCGCTTCCCGACCCGCACGCTCGTGTGGACGGCCGGCGTCAAGCCCCACCCCCTGCTCGCCGCCACCGACCTGCCCCTCACGGCGCGCGGCCGCCTCAAGTGCACCGCCGAACTGACCGTCGACGGCGCCCCGCACGCGTGGGCCGCGGGCGACGCCGCGGCCGTCCCCGACGTCACCGCCGCCGACCCCGGCGCCGAGACCGCCCCCAACGCCCAGCACGCGGTCCGCCAGGCCAGGGTCCTCGGCGACAACATCGTCCACGCGCTACGGGACGAGCCCTTGGAGACGTACGCGCACGAATACCTCGGCTCGGTCGCCTCTCTCGGCCTGCACAAGGGTGTCGCCCAGGTCTACGGCCGCAAGCTGAAGGGCTACCCTGCCTGGTTCATGCACCGCGTGTACCACCTCAGCAGGGTGCCCACCTTCAACCGAAAGGCCCGCGTGCTGGCGGAATGGACCCTCGCCGGTCTCTTCAAACGGGAGATCGTCTCGCTCGGTTCGCTGGAACACCCTCGTGCGGAGTTCGAACTCGCGGCCGGTGGAAAGCCTCCTCACAGCCCCTCGGACGACCCGAAGGGGTCGTCCTGA
- a CDS encoding sigma-70 family RNA polymerase sigma factor has product MGVDGWDESRDDGGAEPGELTSPQVPSQGGRAAVPPASGPVDASVPAQRGGGSVPPPKKVPPADGELIERMRTGDDSAYEELYRRHADSVRRYARTCCRDGYTADDLTAEVFARMLQAVRGGSGPEYAVRAYLLTSVRRVAAHWTRSARREQLVDDFAVFAQQASRGSGVSDDDTLDQGADVRALHEAEQSMAMRAFRSLPERWQAVLWHTEVEDESPSEVAVLFGLDANGTRVLASRAREGLKQAYLQAHVSASLSGDEECARYADQLGTYARRKLRIRAERGLRKHLDECARCRLAAAQIEEVASGIPAVVPVAVLGWFGAAGYAKALGIVAGGAGAGAAGAAAAAGGSSSGSGAGAGAAASEGFGAPVKAGIAAGVVAVAATTVALALMNHSHPAKEVAEPAPSVPAVQPPRTPSPAPKPPKKKPSPVPAVPAPGPNPTPTPTPTPTPTSAPVPAPKHAPGQTPTPTPTPKPTPTPTPTPAPTPTPTPTPPPAPVVYEWSDLRYDIGGDGTRPEMRLSESSWVWRRYGMSIGGKWYTPGVTVHGDSSVTIDLNRRCTAYDALAGVDDLTLGLGKVSFSVYADGARLWRSGTVAGGGPAVPVHVDLTGRKTVRLVVEPRSKVFDQVALADWAESRFTCR; this is encoded by the coding sequence ATGGGCGTTGACGGATGGGACGAGTCGCGCGATGACGGTGGCGCGGAGCCCGGCGAGCTGACCTCGCCGCAGGTGCCGAGTCAGGGCGGACGGGCCGCGGTGCCCCCGGCGAGCGGGCCGGTCGACGCGAGTGTCCCTGCCCAGCGTGGTGGCGGGTCGGTGCCGCCGCCCAAGAAGGTGCCTCCCGCCGACGGTGAGTTGATCGAGCGGATGCGGACGGGAGACGACTCCGCCTACGAGGAGCTGTACCGGCGCCACGCGGATTCCGTGCGGCGGTACGCGCGCACCTGCTGCCGTGACGGATACACCGCGGACGACCTCACCGCCGAGGTCTTCGCCCGCATGCTGCAGGCGGTGCGCGGCGGGTCGGGTCCCGAGTACGCCGTACGCGCCTATCTGCTCACCTCGGTGCGGCGCGTCGCCGCGCACTGGACCAGGTCCGCCCGGCGCGAGCAGCTCGTGGACGACTTCGCGGTCTTCGCCCAGCAGGCCTCGCGCGGGTCCGGGGTGTCCGACGACGACACGCTGGACCAGGGCGCCGATGTCCGTGCCCTGCACGAGGCCGAGCAGTCCATGGCCATGCGGGCCTTCCGCTCGCTGCCCGAGCGCTGGCAGGCCGTGCTGTGGCACACCGAGGTGGAGGACGAGTCGCCGAGCGAGGTGGCCGTCCTGTTCGGGCTGGACGCCAACGGCACCCGGGTGCTGGCGAGCCGCGCCCGTGAAGGCTTGAAGCAGGCCTATCTGCAGGCTCACGTCAGCGCCTCCCTCTCCGGCGACGAGGAGTGCGCCCGTTACGCCGACCAGCTCGGCACCTACGCCCGCCGCAAGCTGCGCATCCGCGCCGAACGAGGGCTGCGCAAGCACCTGGACGAGTGCGCCAGGTGCCGGCTGGCGGCCGCGCAGATCGAGGAGGTCGCGAGCGGCATCCCCGCGGTCGTGCCGGTCGCGGTCCTCGGCTGGTTCGGGGCGGCCGGGTACGCGAAGGCGCTCGGCATCGTCGCGGGCGGTGCCGGGGCGGGCGCCGCCGGAGCCGCCGCCGCGGCCGGTGGCTCCTCCTCCGGTTCGGGTGCCGGAGCCGGCGCGGCGGCCTCGGAGGGGTTCGGGGCTCCGGTGAAGGCCGGTATCGCCGCCGGTGTGGTCGCGGTGGCCGCCACCACGGTGGCCCTGGCGCTGATGAACCACAGCCACCCGGCCAAGGAGGTGGCCGAGCCGGCGCCGTCCGTTCCGGCCGTCCAGCCGCCCCGGACGCCCTCGCCCGCCCCCAAGCCCCCGAAGAAGAAACCTTCGCCGGTGCCGGCGGTGCCGGCTCCCGGACCGAACCCGACGCCGACGCCGACGCCGACGCCGACGCCCACCTCCGCGCCCGTGCCCGCCCCCAAGCACGCTCCGGGCCAGACCCCGACCCCGACACCCACTCCGAAGCCGACGCCGACGCCTACGCCCACTCCGGCCCCGACGCCCACACCCACCCCGACTCCGCCGCCGGCTCCCGTCGTCTACGAGTGGAGCGACCTGCGCTACGACATCGGCGGCGACGGCACACGGCCCGAGATGCGGCTGAGCGAGAGCAGTTGGGTGTGGCGGCGCTACGGCATGTCGATCGGCGGCAAGTGGTACACGCCCGGTGTCACCGTCCACGGCGATTCCTCCGTCACCATCGACCTCAACCGCCGGTGCACCGCCTACGACGCCCTGGCCGGCGTGGACGACCTGACCCTCGGGCTCGGCAAGGTCTCCTTCTCCGTCTACGCCGACGGGGCCCGGCTGTGGCGGTCCGGAACCGTCGCGGGCGGGGGCCCGGCCGTGCCCGTCCATGTGGACCTGACCGGACGCAAGACCGTACGGCTCGTCGTGGAACCGCGCAGCAAGGTCTTCGACCAGGTGGCGCTGGCGGACTGGGCCGAGTCCAGGTTCACCTGCCGTTAG
- the lhgO gene encoding L-2-hydroxyglutarate oxidase, protein MVQVRAGAYDCDVLVVGGGIVGLSTAYAITRGAPGTRVTVLEKEPGPARHQTGRNSGVIHSGIYYRPGSLKARYAVRGAAEMVKFCAEYGIAHAVTGKLIVATEREELPRLHALVQRGRENGIPVRELRAAQIGEYEPEVRGLAAIHVGTTGVCDFVGVARQLARASGAEIRYGARVVRVDRRPERGVAVLTAAGDVVRGRVLVNCAGLYCDEVARLTGDEPGVRIVPFRGEYYELARPELVRGLVYPVPDPAFPFLGVHLTRGIDGGVHIGPNAVPALAREGYGWGVVRPRELAGTVAWPGSWVIARRHWRYGAGELRRSVSKGAFLGAVRRLLPAVEVEDLVRAPAGVRAQAVLRDGTLVDDFLIREGARAVHVLNAPSPAATASLPIGREVGRRALEMLGSL, encoded by the coding sequence GTGGTGCAGGTGCGGGCGGGTGCGTACGACTGTGACGTGCTGGTGGTCGGGGGCGGGATCGTCGGGCTGTCCACGGCGTATGCGATCACGCGGGGCGCGCCGGGTACGCGGGTGACCGTGCTGGAGAAGGAGCCGGGCCCGGCCCGGCACCAGACGGGGCGCAACAGCGGGGTCATCCACAGCGGGATCTACTACCGGCCGGGCTCGCTCAAGGCGCGGTACGCGGTGCGGGGCGCGGCCGAGATGGTGAAGTTCTGCGCCGAGTACGGCATCGCGCACGCCGTCACCGGGAAGCTGATCGTGGCCACCGAGCGGGAGGAGCTGCCGCGGCTGCACGCGCTCGTGCAGCGGGGCCGGGAGAACGGGATTCCCGTGCGGGAGCTGCGCGCCGCGCAGATCGGCGAGTACGAGCCCGAGGTGCGGGGCCTGGCGGCCATACACGTCGGTACGACCGGTGTGTGCGACTTCGTCGGCGTCGCCCGGCAGCTGGCGCGGGCCTCGGGGGCGGAGATCCGCTACGGCGCGCGGGTCGTGCGGGTGGACCGGCGCCCGGAGCGGGGCGTGGCCGTGCTGACCGCGGCCGGGGACGTCGTGCGCGGGCGGGTGCTGGTGAACTGTGCCGGGCTGTACTGCGACGAAGTGGCGCGGCTCACCGGGGACGAGCCCGGGGTGCGGATCGTGCCGTTCCGGGGGGAGTACTACGAACTGGCGCGGCCCGAGCTGGTGCGGGGGCTGGTGTATCCGGTGCCGGATCCGGCGTTCCCGTTCCTCGGGGTGCATCTGACCAGGGGGATCGACGGGGGTGTGCACATCGGGCCCAACGCGGTGCCGGCACTGGCCCGTGAGGGGTACGGGTGGGGGGTCGTACGGCCTCGGGAGCTGGCCGGGACGGTGGCGTGGCCGGGGTCCTGGGTGATCGCCCGGCGGCACTGGCGGTACGGGGCGGGGGAGCTGCGGCGGTCGGTGTCCAAGGGGGCGTTTCTGGGAGCCGTGCGCAGACTGCTGCCCGCGGTGGAGGTGGAGGATCTGGTGCGGGCCCCTGCCGGAGTGCGGGCGCAGGCGGTGTTGCGGGACGGGACGCTGGTGGACGATTTCCTGATTCGCGAGGGGGCACGGGCTGTGCATGTGCTGAACGCGCCGTCTCCCGCGGCCACCGCTTCACTGCCGATCGGCCGGGAGGTCGGGCGGCGGGCACTGGAGATGCTCGGCTCGCTGTAG
- a CDS encoding MFS transporter: MSREQRGPNEKLGAVLALAGISNAGLARRVNDLGAQRGLTLRYDKTSVARWVSKGMVPQGAAPHLIAAAIGQKLGRPVPLHEIGLADADPAPEVGLAFPRDVGQAVKSATELYRLDLAGRRAGSGGIWQSLAGSFAVSAYATPASRWLITPADSSVAREANSAEGSGAPIKVGHSDVQKLREAAEDARRWDSKYGGGDWRSSMVPECLRVEAAPLLLGSYSDEVGRALFGASAELTRLAGWMAFDTGQQEAAQRYYIQALRLARAAADVPLGGYVLASMSLQATYRGFGDEGVDLAQAALERNRGLATARTMSFFRLIEARAHARAGDAQAAGTALKAAEGWLERSREGDNDPSWLGFYGYDRFAADAAECYRDLKAPRQVRRFTEQALSQPTEEFVRSHGLRLVVSAVAELESGNLDAACEQGVRAVEVAGRISSARTTEYVKDLLHRLEPYGDEPRVVELRERARPLLMMTPA; the protein is encoded by the coding sequence ATGTCCAGGGAGCAACGCGGGCCGAACGAAAAGCTCGGCGCCGTTCTCGCCCTCGCGGGAATCAGCAACGCGGGACTCGCGCGACGCGTCAACGACCTTGGCGCGCAACGCGGGTTGACACTTCGCTACGACAAGACCTCGGTGGCGCGCTGGGTGTCGAAGGGGATGGTGCCGCAGGGAGCGGCGCCGCACCTCATCGCGGCCGCCATCGGCCAGAAGCTCGGCCGCCCGGTGCCGCTCCACGAGATCGGCCTGGCGGACGCGGATCCCGCCCCCGAAGTGGGCCTCGCCTTCCCCAGAGACGTGGGCCAGGCGGTGAAATCGGCCACCGAGCTGTACCGGCTCGACCTCGCGGGGCGCCGGGCCGGCTCCGGCGGCATCTGGCAGTCGCTCGCCGGGTCGTTCGCAGTGAGCGCATACGCAACGCCCGCCTCGCGATGGCTGATAACCCCCGCCGACAGCTCGGTCGCGCGGGAGGCGAACTCTGCCGAGGGCTCCGGCGCACCGATCAAAGTCGGCCACAGCGATGTACAGAAGCTGCGGGAAGCCGCCGAGGACGCCAGGCGCTGGGACTCCAAATACGGAGGCGGCGACTGGCGTTCGTCCATGGTGCCGGAGTGCCTGCGGGTGGAGGCGGCGCCGCTGCTGCTCGGCTCGTACTCCGACGAGGTCGGCCGCGCCCTGTTCGGGGCCTCCGCGGAACTCACCCGGCTGGCCGGCTGGATGGCCTTCGACACCGGCCAGCAGGAGGCGGCGCAGCGGTACTACATCCAGGCGCTGCGGCTCGCGCGCGCGGCCGCCGACGTCCCTCTCGGGGGGTACGTACTGGCCTCCATGTCGCTGCAGGCGACGTACCGGGGCTTCGGCGACGAGGGTGTGGATCTCGCTCAGGCCGCACTGGAGCGCAACCGGGGACTGGCGACCGCGCGCACCATGAGTTTCTTCCGTCTGATCGAGGCGCGAGCGCACGCGCGCGCGGGTGACGCGCAGGCCGCCGGCACGGCGCTGAAGGCGGCCGAGGGCTGGCTCGAACGGTCCAGGGAAGGTGACAACGACCCCTCTTGGCTTGGTTTTTATGGATACGACCGGTTTGCCGCCGATGCGGCGGAGTGCTACCGCGATCTGAAGGCGCCGCGGCAGGTGCGGCGGTTCACCGAGCAGGCGTTGTCGCAGCCGACGGAGGAGTTTGTGCGCTCGCACGGGCTGCGGCTGGTGGTTTCGGCCGTCGCCGAGCTGGAGTCGGGGAATCTTGACGCGGCCTGTGAGCAGGGAGTGCGGGCCGTGGAGGTGGCCGGTCGGATCTCCTCCGCTCGGACCACGGAGTATGTGAAGGATCTACTGCATCGGTTGGAGCCGTATGGGGATGAGCCGAGGGTGGTCGAGTTGCGGGAGCGGGCCCGGCCTCTTTTGATGATGACTCCGGCGTAG
- a CDS encoding asparagine synthase-related protein translates to MRWLVGWSSTAAGAAIGSAGATGYDGETLHPVGSQLLWGDPDPLWAVGDWRPDEVRVVKADAQNRIAVLGTCGASDEELRRGLFTARGGALRHLTTWPGSYTAVVQVGRRVTVCGDLAGARPVFHTPWAGGTAYATAALPLADLVEANLDFAHLAALLAAPEVPAALRDTTPYDGVRRIPPGHALVLRAGVREIAGYEPVASLAVAAAPADPDRAVDAVRDALVEAVRARLSAPRHVPDLDPGPVPGMGPAERRAARGMPVPGIGADLSGGPASGTLALLAAGLPGRPGTLLGHGTGAGERLLAVTFNDLAVSGREAEVERAGTLAANPRLHHVVVTGGEETLPFADLDGPLTDEPGPSLVTAARHRARLAGGSADHFTGHGARQVLDAHPARLADLLMDRKRRHLVRPVAALARADGSVMVPARVYSAARRLARTPYRAGLELLAERLMRRRFDDPKGAVGASLAALTWARPGPAARWLTGEALAEVSVLLQSEADRSAGGSGQRPGEYRARAVLARSAADLRVLEQAAEIRSQRLHAPFLDNQVVRACRALPEALRVQPGARSAVLRTVLEGAGVTDLPPGWGAPSHASSAAATRAGLRVAAADLMDLFATPLLAEAGLVEARVIRKAIRAAAAGEPLPLDGLADLISLEVWLRRLLSRRGTCWTGTPARARAVPSGIQPRRDALASGA, encoded by the coding sequence ATGCGGTGGTTGGTGGGTTGGAGCAGCACCGCCGCGGGCGCCGCGATCGGCTCCGCGGGTGCCACCGGATACGACGGCGAGACCCTGCACCCGGTCGGCTCGCAGCTCCTGTGGGGCGATCCCGATCCCCTGTGGGCGGTCGGCGACTGGCGCCCGGACGAGGTGCGCGTGGTGAAGGCCGACGCGCAGAACCGGATCGCCGTCCTCGGCACCTGCGGCGCCTCCGACGAGGAGCTGCGGCGCGGTCTGTTCACCGCGCGCGGGGGCGCACTGCGCCATCTGACGACCTGGCCCGGCAGTTACACGGCCGTCGTCCAGGTGGGCCGCCGCGTCACCGTCTGCGGCGATCTGGCGGGCGCCCGCCCCGTGTTCCACACCCCCTGGGCCGGCGGCACGGCCTACGCCACGGCCGCGCTGCCGCTCGCGGACCTCGTCGAGGCCAACCTCGACTTTGCGCATCTCGCGGCCCTGCTCGCCGCCCCCGAGGTGCCGGCCGCGCTGCGCGACACCACCCCGTACGACGGTGTGCGGCGCATTCCGCCGGGACACGCGCTCGTGCTGCGCGCCGGAGTGCGCGAGATCGCCGGTTACGAGCCCGTCGCCTCCCTCGCCGTGGCAGCGGCACCGGCCGATCCCGACCGCGCGGTGGACGCCGTACGGGACGCCCTCGTGGAGGCCGTACGCGCGCGTCTGTCGGCGCCCCGGCACGTGCCCGACCTCGACCCCGGCCCTGTGCCCGGCATGGGCCCCGCCGAGCGGCGGGCCGCGCGCGGGATGCCGGTGCCGGGGATCGGCGCCGACCTGTCCGGCGGACCCGCCTCCGGCACGCTGGCGCTGCTGGCCGCCGGGCTGCCGGGCAGACCCGGAACGCTGCTCGGCCACGGCACCGGCGCGGGGGAGCGGCTGCTGGCCGTCACCTTCAACGACCTGGCCGTCAGCGGCCGCGAGGCCGAGGTGGAGCGTGCCGGAACGCTCGCGGCCAACCCGCGCCTGCACCACGTGGTGGTGACCGGGGGCGAGGAGACCCTGCCGTTCGCCGACCTCGACGGGCCCCTCACCGACGAGCCGGGCCCCTCGCTCGTCACGGCGGCCCGCCACCGTGCCCGGCTCGCCGGCGGCAGCGCCGACCACTTCACCGGCCATGGCGCCCGACAGGTCCTGGACGCCCATCCCGCCCGCCTCGCGGACCTCCTGATGGACCGCAAGCGGCGCCACCTGGTCCGGCCGGTCGCGGCCCTCGCACGGGCCGACGGCTCGGTGATGGTCCCCGCGCGCGTGTACAGCGCGGCGCGGCGGCTGGCGCGCACACCGTACCGGGCGGGCCTGGAGCTGCTCGCCGAGCGCCTGATGCGGCGCCGCTTCGACGATCCCAAGGGGGCGGTCGGCGCCTCGCTCGCCGCGCTGACCTGGGCGAGACCCGGGCCGGCGGCGCGTTGGCTGACCGGGGAGGCACTGGCTGAAGTATCGGTTCTGCTGCAGAGTGAGGCGGACCGCTCGGCGGGAGGCTCCGGCCAGCGACCCGGTGAATACCGCGCGCGTGCCGTCCTCGCCCGCTCCGCCGCCGATCTGCGCGTTCTGGAGCAGGCCGCCGAGATCCGCTCCCAGCGCCTGCACGCACCCTTCCTCGACAACCAGGTCGTCCGCGCCTGCCGCGCCCTCCCCGAGGCCCTGCGGGTCCAGCCGGGCGCCCGCTCCGCCGTCCTGCGTACGGTCCTGGAGGGCGCCGGCGTCACCGACCTCCCGCCCGGCTGGGGCGCACCCTCCCACGCGTCCTCGGCGGCGGCCACGCGCGCGGGGCTGCGTGTGGCGGCCGCCGATCTGATGGACCTCTTCGCCACGCCCCTGCTGGCGGAGGCGGGCCTGGTGGAGGCCCGGGTGATCCGCAAGGCGATCCGTGCCGCGGCGGCCGGCGAACCTCTTCCCCTCGACGGTCTCGCCGACCTGATCTCCCTCGAGGTCTGGCTCCGCCGCCTCCTGTCCCGCCGGGGCACCTGCTGGACCGGAACCCCGGCCCGCGCCCGCGCGGTCCCCTCCGGAATCCAGCCGCGAAGGGACGCCCTGGCCTCCGGAGCCTGA
- a CDS encoding TetR/AcrR family transcriptional regulator, which produces MHVQDTHWSSTAAIASGGGAVSAAVDNGRADVARTTPLRVDAQRNLEHVLRAAREVFGELGYGAPMEDVARRARVGVGTVYRRFPSKDVLVRRIAEEETARLTEQARTALGQEDEPWSALSRFLRTSVASGAGRLLPPQVLRVGVTEEGSSEEGSAGSGEGARVPQQRAQPAAGAGELRLVPESSAGVSSAAAVSSASVAASAVVGGGEDPGVAALLDVVGQLVERARAAGELRADVSVADVLLVIATAAPSLPDAVQQAAASARLLDILLDGLRSRPA; this is translated from the coding sequence ATGCATGTTCAGGACACGCATTGGTCATCGACAGCCGCTATCGCATCCGGTGGCGGGGCGGTGAGCGCGGCGGTGGACAACGGACGCGCGGACGTGGCGCGTACGACGCCGTTGCGCGTGGACGCACAGCGCAATCTGGAGCACGTGCTGCGTGCGGCGCGTGAGGTGTTCGGCGAGCTGGGGTACGGCGCGCCGATGGAGGATGTGGCGCGACGGGCGCGGGTCGGCGTCGGCACGGTGTACCGGCGCTTTCCGAGCAAGGATGTGCTGGTCCGGCGGATAGCCGAGGAGGAGACCGCGCGGCTGACCGAGCAGGCGCGGACCGCGCTCGGGCAGGAGGACGAGCCGTGGTCGGCGCTGTCGCGCTTCCTGCGGACGTCCGTGGCGTCGGGGGCGGGGCGGTTGCTGCCGCCGCAGGTGCTGCGGGTCGGGGTCACCGAGGAGGGTTCCTCGGAAGAGGGCTCCGCCGGGTCGGGTGAGGGGGCTCGGGTGCCGCAGCAGAGGGCTCAGCCGGCGGCTGGGGCCGGGGAGCTGCGGTTGGTGCCGGAGTCGTCCGCGGGTGTTTCCTCGGCCGCCGCTGTGTCTTCGGCTTCGGTTGCGGCTTCGGCCGTGGTCGGGGGCGGGGAGGACCCTGGGGTCGCCGCGCTGCTCGACGTGGTGGGGCAGTTGGTGGAGCGGGCGCGGGCGGCGGGGGAGCTGCGGGCGGATGTGTCCGTGGCGGATGTGCTGCTCGTGATCGCTACGGCGGCGCCGTCTCTGCCGGATGCGGTGCAGCAGGCCGCGGCTTCTGCTCGGCTGCTGGACATTCTGCTGGACGGGCTTCGCTCCCGGCCGGCGTGA
- the trmB gene encoding tRNA (guanosine(46)-N7)-methyltransferase TrmB gives MSDSLNAPEAPRPAAGESSSVHIPGVSVRHTRAKGEPRFPDGPKADPAGSHFERRIRSFQPRRSRVTAGQADALQRLWPKWGLDIDGQRVIDLGELFGNDKPVVLEIGFGMGEATAQMAAGDPDTNVLAVDVHTPGQGNLLNLADQNGLSNVRVGNGDAIILLREMLRPDSLDGLRVYFPDPWPKKRHHKRRLIQPEFLSLAATRMKPGALVHCATDWEPYAEQMLEVLTAHPDFENTQDDGGFAARPEFRPLTRFEGQGLDKGHVVNDLLFRRVPHQDQ, from the coding sequence GTGTCTGACTCCCTGAATGCCCCCGAAGCCCCGCGGCCCGCTGCCGGCGAGTCGTCGTCCGTGCACATCCCCGGCGTGTCCGTCCGGCACACCCGGGCCAAGGGGGAGCCACGGTTTCCGGACGGGCCCAAGGCCGACCCGGCCGGGTCGCACTTCGAGCGGCGGATCCGGAGTTTTCAGCCGCGCCGTAGCCGGGTGACGGCCGGACAGGCCGATGCGCTGCAGCGGCTGTGGCCCAAGTGGGGGCTGGACATCGACGGGCAGCGGGTCATTGATCTCGGCGAGCTGTTCGGCAACGACAAGCCCGTCGTGCTGGAGATCGGGTTCGGGATGGGCGAGGCCACCGCGCAGATGGCCGCCGGGGACCCGGACACCAATGTCCTCGCCGTCGACGTGCACACGCCGGGGCAGGGCAATCTGCTCAATCTCGCCGACCAGAACGGCCTGTCCAACGTCCGGGTGGGCAACGGGGACGCGATCATCCTGCTCAGGGAGATGCTCCGGCCCGACTCGCTGGACGGCCTGCGCGTGTACTTCCCGGACCCCTGGCCCAAGAAGCGGCACCACAAGCGGCGGCTGATCCAGCCCGAGTTCCTGTCGCTGGCCGCGACCCGGATGAAGCCGGGGGCGCTCGTGCACTGCGCGACGGACTGGGAGCCGTATGCCGAGCAGATGCTGGAGGTGCTCACCGCGCACCCGGACTTCGAGAACACGCAGGACGACGGCGGTTTCGCGGCGCGTCCCGAGTTCCGGCCGCTGACCCGTTTCGAGGGGCAGGGACTGGACAAGGGACATGTGGTGAACGATCTGCTCTTCCGTCGCGTACCGCATCAGGACCAGTAG